The genomic stretch GATGGAAAGAGCATCGACGTGGTTTGGGTCTTCCAGAGGAACCAGTGCCGCAGCCTGGTATACCTCTGGTTACTGCTCCCCAGACTCCCCTGGACGCCTACCCTACAGGTACTGTAGGAGCAGTGGCTCTTGATGTACATGGATGCATTGCCTCCCTCACATCTACTGGAGGCAAAACCAACAAGCTGGTAGGACGTATTGGAGATACGCCTCAGATGGGAAGTGGGTTCTGGGCGGAGGAATGGCCCGAAACCAATATTATTAGACGTCTTTGGAGGAAGTTTCGTGGCTTAAGCTCTTTGAATCGAGGTGTTGGTGTCTCTGGGACAGGGGATGGTGATGTACGTTCAGTCCATTTTCGTAATAATGTCGCATTACTGACGCCTCTTAGTATTTTATTAGGAGGTCTGCTGCGGTTACAATTTCTCATAGGGTCCGCTATCTACACGAATCGCTAGAAGAGGCTACAAGGCATGTTGTACATGATTTACTTGCCGAGGGTGGCCTAGGGGGGTTCATTGCCCTAGATTTGGATGGAAACGGTTCGTTGCTTATTTAGCCATTCTCTTCCATATTTCTGAACTATAAATAGTTTCGATGCCTCTTAACTGTGGAGGAATGTATCGTGGAGTCATTAGGGAAGACGGAATTGCGAAAACAGCTATTTTCGCTGATGAAGACGTTGCATAGAAAGAATCGGGTGATACATAGCCTGACGAACAAATCCTGAGGGTATACCCCTGACGTTCAACAACAGCTCGAAATATAACTCATGTGCTAACTGGGATATGTACAATGGAATCACTTTCAAGAACAAGGGCGACACTATTAGCTTCGGTGTTAGTCTTATCACCCGGGCACAACTTCCTCTTGGATTCCATTAACAGGTTTATGTCCACGTCGTGAACAAAGGATCATCCAGATTCCAGATATAGTGAGTCCGACGGGAAACGTGAAAACGTTGAGATAAATGAGAAATCCATCTTTATGTCCGTCCCTAACTACTTTACGTAAAGGGTTTGTGTAGTGTTCTCGGAATTTTGAGGGAGGTCGATGCCAAGTCGATGCTATTACTTAGTATCAAGCACATGGCTTCATTTGGTTACCACAAGCGCATTTCCATAATAGGCATGTCCCTTTTCTCCCTCACCCCAGGTGTACTTCGAAACAAGCTTACTTCCAAATGACTTACAAGGGCCATAAAAACAAGGTGTTTGGACACATCGTACAAATACCCTTGGTATAATGCCTGTCGTTTTTCACTCCTTTCAGCTCCACTCCCTGGGCCAAAACCTTACAAAGTTGACGTTGTTGTTCTTTGGGAATTGTCATCACTATGAGCACCGTCAACACCGCCTTTTCCGCTCTTTCGTTCATCACATTTATTCTTGTCTGTATTCCTTTCTCCTGGCATCTTGAAGGTGTGTAAATAATTTCAGTCAAGCTTCTTTTTTGGTTGACTTTTCGATATAGCCTGGAACACTGGAACATGCCTGTACATGGCATGGACTGCTCTTGGACTGCTATCTTATTTTATTAACTCAATTATATGGCGAGACAATGCTATTAACTGGGCTCCTGTTTGGTGTGATATTAGTAGGAGTCTTTTACAATGTCCCGCATCTGCATACCTAATCACACGTTTAGCATCCAAACTCATCGTCGGAATATCTGTCGCCATTCCTGCTGCCTCGTTGTGCATCAACCACAGACTTTACTGTATTGCGGCAGTGAGATCCGTCACGAGAACTAAAGCAGAGGTATGTATTTTTAAGTGGCTTAGCCTCGCTGATATTGAAGATTCGTACAGAGATACAAAGCTATCATGGTCGACTTGGCCATTGGGCTTGGAATTCCTGTCATCGTGATGGTACTCCGTGAGCTTCTCAGGAATTGATCTTCCGTTCAACCTTATGATGAATATATTGCCAGACTATATTGTGCAGGGCCACCGATTCAATATATTCGAAGAAGTTGGATGTTACCCATTTACCTACAACACCCCTCCTGCTTATTTCCTTGTGTACATGGTACCGATACCAATTGGGTTGACATCGGGCGCTTATTGCAGTATGTTAATTTTGAATCACATAACGTCTCCTGATTAAGATTGCCATTTTAGTTATGAGCATCATAGCATTTCGAAAGAGACAGACTGAATTCAAGGAAATTCTGTCCTCAAATTCCAACTTAAACTCGAATAGGTTTTTCCGATTAATGGCCCTTGCCGGTATTGAGGTCATTTGCTGCATTCCATTGTCAATTACAACCATGGTTTTGAACGCAACACGAGGCGTAGTAAACCCATGGATCTCTTGGGAAGACACTCACTGGGGTATGTGTAATGTTTGTTCTTCATCATTTATAGACTTAACGTATGCATATATATGTCAGGATTTTCGCGTGTTGATCAGATACCAGCTGTCTTATGGCGATCAACGGCCGATTCAAATGTCTCCGTTGAGATGAGCCGTTGGCTTTTGATAGTCTGCGGATTAGTGttcttcgccttctttgGCTTCGCAGATGAAGCACAGCGACATTATAAACTCGCTATGAACTCCGTCGCAAAACGCGTCGGGTATACAACTTTCACAGGGTCTACCAAAATTGGAACAAGAAATACGAGTTCTTCTAGGTATATTGATTTAATCTTACTCAGAGATAGTATCTAATCTGCACGCCCAGTTTCAAGGAATCTTCAAACATGTCTTCATCACAAGGAGCCGGCCTTCCTGTTTTCATTCGCCAAGAAACTGTCGAAAAACGTGACTCCGTGGACACTTCGTCGGATTTGACTTCTATGAAAGACAGTGTATTTGCCTCAGAAAAGGACTTTATCACCCAATCAACTCACAGCGCACTCACTAAAAACGATGCCCCACTCAAACTTGCTTCGTTTATCGTCACGCCCCCAAACCCACATCACGGTCTTATGGTCATGGATGGGCCCGCCCCGTCTAAGCACATAGATTCATTCCCATCTTCCGTAACACCTTCAGGGTCCTTCCTGGACCTGTCTGCCACTCAGACTGAAATTCCAGCTTCCGGCAACGATAACAAAGTCTGACCTCTACGTTATACCACCTTTAAACCACACCTTCACATTGCTTGATTGTTTGAGTTCTCACAACTGTAGCCCAAATCGACTCGATTCAAATCTGTATTTTTACACTTAGCCTATTCATTCATTTGTTACTTACGGTATTACAATATTTAAATAATTGATAAAATACATGAATTGATTTAAAGTCAGTAACAATCAGAACAACCATACCTTACGTTCCCTAATCGCAAATTGTAGCCAGCTATCGACGTATGGTTTTTGCTGCAAGTGTTCTGTCTTTTCATCAATACTGGCAGAATGAACGGGGTACATATGTGCATTTGCATTTTAGTGAGCATAAATATCACAATACAGAAACGTAAATTAAAGAATACAGTATAAATTTACTCTGGGGGTTTATTAAGCGCCATTCTCAACCGGTGCTTAAGAGGACTCTCAGGTGGGTTTCCAATGATAGTTTCTGGGATGTGCGTGGAGCCCTCGGTTTTGGTTGGTACCTGTCGTTCTTGTTCTTGGAATATCAACGTCTCACTATCTTCCAATGAAACAGTTTCAACTTCTTCGAATACGACAGCGACCCTTGTCCATCGCCGATAGCGCGTGTACTGGGAATGAAATATTGTCAGTGAAAAGAGAAATAGGTACCATATTTAAATTTTACCTTTCCCATGCCGCCTCTATTACTCTGTCCTTCCCATTTATTATCGCCATAAACCCACCCGTCAATGTCTGTTAAGGGTTCCTCCCCTGGAGTGTCTGTTGGATCTTGGGAATCATAATCAACGTCTGTGTTACCCACCAAGCCTTTGTTGGTATCAAAGGTTGAGGATGAGTTCACGGTTATATTGCTTCCCGGGTCTCGTAGTCGACTAGCAGCCTTCAGCAGACGGCTGCTGTTTGGACTCTCGTCCTTGATGCTGGGTAGAGGACGTTCAACCCGACTAAGTCCACCCCCAGTTCTACGTACAACGACCCGCCATTCCGGTTCTTCCCACTTCCATGTTGCTGTTCGTTTTAATTTACCGCCTTTTTCATCCTCGAGGTAGATGGTAGTGTTCGGGGGGAGGCTGAACGCATTTGGAGGCGACAGTGGATGGTGAGAAGAAGAGCACCAGGACGGGCGTTCACCTGGAAGCAAGGCAGCAGTCCAATCAAGGCCAACCCACCAACGCTGGTTTTCATATATTGTAAATAGAAAACGCAAGGACTGGACAGGAGTTAACGAATCGGTGGATGGTTGAAAAGAGTAGATGCGCTCCGGTAGAGGTTCTCCACTGAGGAAAGCCCAAATTTTGTATAAAGACCACCTGAGCCATGCACTACGCCATGCTGTTGCTCTAAGGACTATAGCCCAAGGGGCGCGCCATGTAAGTAGGGTTGTGCCTCCAAGGGCACAAATAACCCTAAACGAGACCAAGAAGGATAAAGCGATGTACGGTATATAGAGAATGGCCGCGATGCGAAGGAGTGTTGGGATGGGAATCGATGGAGAGGGAAGGGATGGAAGAAGAGCCTGTATGGTTGTCAAATCTGAAATGACGGAACGCAGCGCGTGTTCTGAAGTAGGAGGTTTTATTGAGGAAACATTCTTCTGGCGCCATTGGACGTATGCAAAGAAGGAAAATATGATGACAGGGAAAAAGCGCCTATGATTGCCTTGCATTCAATATAGACTTAGCACGAAGCGGGGAAGACAACTCACCGCAGGGTTTTGTCAATAAATAGGCATACGATCCACCAAGCTGTGAGTGCCAGCCAACTCCGGTACCACGACGTCGACCAACTGAATATTTGGAAGGCGGTCCTGCAGGCTGATATGGAAGGGCCCAGATGAACCAGCGCCAAAGTCAAGGCGGGGGGTAC from Psilocybe cubensis strain MGC-MH-2018 chromosome 2, whole genome shotgun sequence encodes the following:
- a CDS encoding Peroxisomal membrane protein PEX30, with product MASDFELSAFLSNVPPALTLALVHLGPSISACRTAFQIFSWSTSWYRSWLALTAWWIVCLFIDKTLRRFFPVIIFSFFAYVQWRQKNVSSIKPPTSEHALRSVISDLTTIQALLPSLPSPSIPIPTLLRIAAILYIPYIALSFLVSFRVICALGGTTLLTWRAPWAIVLRATAWRSAWLRWSLYKIWAFLSGEPLPERIYSFQPSTDSLTPVQSLRFLFTIYENQRWWVGLDWTAALLPGERPSWCSSSHHPLSPPNAFSLPPNTTIYLEDEKGGKLKRTATWKWEEPEWRVVVRRTGGGLSRVERPLPSIKDESPNSSRLLKAASRLRDPGSNITVNSSSTFDTNKGLVGNTDVDYDSQDPTDTPGEEPLTDIDGWVYGDNKWEGQSNRGGMGKYTRYRRWTRVAVVFEEVETVSLEDSETLIFQEQERQVPTKTEGSTHIPETIIGNPPESPLKHRLRMALNKPPE
- a CDS encoding Isoaspartyl peptidase, which gives rise to MSFESAAKEVLLKQFFSPSNTKRRPRYVLVIHGGAGTITRQGSSDEQQAAYKLALSQALLAGYKLLNEGADAIDAVVAAVSVMEDDPLFNSAKGAVFNIEGKIELDASIMVSKPPFSHPEIPSNRRGLGLTLLTRTKNPSHLVRSLYLAPSLAPHTLLSGATAERLGQSLGETLVDPSYFFTEHRWKEHRRGLGLPEEPVPQPGIPLVTAPQTPLDAYPTGTVGAVALDVHGCIASLTSTGGKTNKLVGRIGDTPQMGSGFWAEEWPETNIIRRLWRKFRGLSSLNRGVGVSGTGDGDYFIRRSAAVTISHRVRYLHESLEEATRHVVHDLLAEGGLGGFIALDLDGNVSMPLNCGGMYRGVIREDGIAKTAIFADEDVA
- a CDS encoding Pheromone B alpha 3 receptor — its product is MVDLAIGLGIPVIVMVLHYIVQGHRFNIFEEVGCYPFTYNTPPAYFLVYMVPIPIGLTSGAYCIMSIIAFRKRQTEFKEILSSNSNLNSNRFFRLMALAGIEVICCIPLSITTMVLNATRGVVNPWISWEDTHWGFSRVDQIPAVLWRSTADSNVSVEMSRWLLIVCGLVFFAFFGFADEAQRHYKLAMNSVAKRVGYTTFTGSTKIGTRNTSSSSFKESSNMSSSQGAGLPVFIRQETVEKRDSVDTSSDLTSMKDSVFASEKDFITQSTHSALTKNDAPLKLASFIVTPPNPHHGLMVMDGPAPSKHIDSFPSSVTPSGSFLDLSATQTEIPASGNDNKV